One stretch of Brevibacillus laterosporus DNA includes these proteins:
- a CDS encoding DUF4440 domain-containing protein, whose amino-acid sequence MEIKTIINELTVAFYRSFTNKGNIKPNVNGIYQLFIPEGLIIKNCDSAPEIYNLQQFIEPREKLLKEGLLVDFEEKELFDKTEIFGNIAHRFSLYKKSGILSGREFEAQGMKTIQFIKTTDGWKISSLAWDDERDGLLIPDKYQCYPYF is encoded by the coding sequence TTGGAAATAAAAACCATTATCAATGAATTAACTGTAGCTTTCTATCGTTCATTTACCAATAAAGGGAATATAAAACCTAATGTTAATGGAATTTATCAACTCTTTATTCCAGAAGGGTTAATCATTAAAAATTGCGATTCAGCTCCTGAAATTTACAATCTTCAGCAATTTATCGAACCTCGTGAGAAGCTACTAAAGGAAGGTCTACTAGTGGACTTTGAGGAAAAGGAGTTATTTGATAAAACAGAAATTTTCGGCAATATCGCACATCGTTTCAGCCTGTATAAAAAGTCGGGAATCCTATCAGGTAGAGAATTTGAAGCACAAGGAATGAAAACCATACAATTTATTAAAACAACGGATGGATGGAAAATAAGCTCACTGGCTTGGGATGATGAGAGAGACGGCTTACTTATTCCAGACAAGTATCAATGCTATCCATATTTTTAA